The Maylandia zebra isolate NMK-2024a linkage group LG4, Mzebra_GT3a, whole genome shotgun sequence genome segment CCAGCGTTTAGGGGAGTTAATAACAAGGAGTAAGATAAAATCTGTCACAATAATTGcatgtgcattttctttttttgtaatatattcaCTTAATTTTTGAATTCAGAATGATTTAGGTGGATAATTGTTCGGGTTATAGTTTCTCTGGTGCTCTGCATTAGGCTGACTAACGGtgcgttcacaccgaacgcgatagacGCCCCTAGCTGATCGCGTGCACATTTGCACCTCGAAGCGCGTCCAGCATGAACTGGTCGAGCTTTATATGCAATTTTCACGCGTATGAAGAAGAGATCTGGGAGGAAGTAGTGCCAGACGGTATGTTATTAAAATGGCAGCTGTCAATCTAGCGTTTGAAGaaagagtctcccttctctatttgctgtggagagcagagcagtgcCTAAAGGACGTCCTcaccgtacctgggtccatcaggtcttCCACAagcgtgagcagtttggtgagtttcaccacttgctccagaAGCTCCGTCTGGATGACGGCCGCTTTCAGCTGTACCACCTTCTGTCCCTTGCCGAGTTTGAGGAGCTGCTGTCCCGCAGATTTTACCAGCTGGAGCGGTAGACGTGATAAGCGCGAATGCACAAAATGCACCACACAAACTTTAGCGCGTATTTTACTTCGCGCTTCAAAGGCGTCAGTCGTGTGAAGTAGGCAGAAAAGCGTTTTCTCAatgcaaatctgcttccgaagtTTAGCTGGACCTCCAGTCGCGCTTCATCGTGctcctccattgactttacatgtaaacctgaagcTCTGGTCGCgtctatcgcgttcggtgtgtaCGCACCGTAACAGTCTTCACATTTCACAGTATGTAGATATTAACACAAATTTGTCAGAGTAAtaactttgttttaattaatttctcTCCCCAGAaatacatcacaaaataaagccACATTCCCATGCTCTGAGATTCTTATGCACCTCCTCAACAATACATGGTAAGTTCATGTTtgccttattattattattattatgttatttatttattttttttggatgaTGCAGAAGTTTAATCTCCTTGACGTTTTCTAAtgcatatttcattttttatcagTGACGTGTATGTGGCAGTGCAAGCATTGTGTTAccagagagagcagcaggtacaaATTACTTCAACATTATAAACTACATCATCATTACGGAATAGGTCAACATTATCTGTGCATATATGTTAATTGTCCGTGCACATTTAAGACTTGGAGTGGACTGAACACTCATGTCTATAAAGCTCATTCATCTCAGTTTACACAGACAGCTTCAAGTTCAGTAACTTTTAAATGTGAGTTATGTGACTGCAGTGACGTCTTCTCTGAGAGAGATTTTTTTGTCCATATTGGAACACATCTGCGAAGTAACGAGACAGTTAGTTGTGTGTTTCTTGGTTGCCCTTTCAAGACAAATATTTACAATACATTTTATACACACAAGAGGAAGCATCATCCACACACACTTAAAGATTTTAAAGACAGGGTAGTTACACGTGTGGACCCAGTTCAAGTGATAGAGTCCTCTGATAACGTAAGGGCTAGCTGTTCTGAAGATGTATCCTATGGTGAATTTGAAAGTGAGTCAGTGACAGAATGTGATAATAGTGCTGTTGAAAATCAGCCCGAACTAATTGAACGGAAATTAGCAGTAATATTGTTGAAATTGGAACACATATTTCATGTTCCAGCAAAAGGATTAGATGAGTTCTTAGAGGAGTTAGTTTTTCTGTTGAGTTCAGCTAGTGTACCTCTGACAAAGCGTACAATTAGAGAAATTTTTAAGAGCCTTAACCTCCATATTAGTCAGGCTGTTATTGAAGAGCTTGCAAATTCTGTATGTGTTTCTAACCCTGTGGCTAAAATATTGGGAAAGTGTGGCCCTCTTGCCACTCCTTATAAAAGAAAACTATACTACATACAAAATTTTAGGGTTGTAGAGCCTGTTGAGTATTTTTTATCGATAGACCAAAGGAAGTCATTTCAGTACaaacgctatataagaaccagtctattTACCATGTGGCCTTTTGGACTCTTCCAAACTAAGTATTCCTTTTTCAAACTGCTGCCTAAAAGCTAAATATTGTCATTATGGATTCCCTTTTTTCTTAGGATGACACAATACATACAAGACGAGCATGCATCCTGAAGTCCTTGTGTGTCTACCTGAATGAAGACCATGAGAAACTTGTGAAGGAATATACGGTCAGTTACATTCACAAGTTGTTCTGTGTTATGTAATTTGCTCCAGGAGTTATGGGTAATTTCAATATATGAAATGGTAAAATGTGACACCACGTGTGAATAAAAGATATTGCAATTGgtccttgttttgtttcatgtcaAATTTCTGAGGTGTGAAACCAGAGACATAGAATTTAGTAAATATATCAGCATATTCACGCTGATTGCTcaattcctttatttttttcatatctaGACTCAAACAaatgtattattgtattttACGTCACAGAACACTGAGGCCAACACTGAAGCCATGGAACAAACTGTGATGGGAGTGTATGTCATACATCAGGAGGGTGCGGAGCCTGGAGATGACCCAGAGAACATCGGTGTCCTGATTGAAGGCGTGGAGGTTCTCACTGGTTTGAGGAGCATTGCAATTGCTTGTGCTCTGTTATTTGGACTGATATACTGTCTGAACCTAAGCTACCCACCGGAGCTCAAATGCACTTTTGAAGTCTTGCAAAAGATTATCATGAAGCTGGATGGACAGAGGTTGTCATCCAAGGCACAGTTTCTAAAAAACAAGCTAATGGGGTGAATGAGCTTGAAACAGACTCAGGCAAgccagatattttttttcaagGTTTCTGCAATGCAAATATGTGTTTactgttttaaagtttaaaattgtAAGTTATAAAATGTTCATATAAACTATGTGGTTTGCTCTGCGGCTATTATACAAAGATTGTTTGTTCATAACTTAAAGTCTTATACAGTTTAAGTGTAAACACTGATTTTTGCCAGATGGCAATTGTTACAAAGGCAAATGCACACTGGTTTTCACAAATTGTTTGAGTGGAGCAGTTATACTCAAAATTGAATCTTTTCTCCACACGTTAAATAGCATAAAGTCACTATTAATGGATACAGCCTGATTAAATGGAGGACTAATGTATGCAAGCAACATAGTAATGTTGAATGTTATGTCTGagctttaaattgtgttaaaattcaTATTGTTGTTTGCAATGCATATTTTACTACATTTTACGAAAGTTGCTTTGGGGATAATATTTTTTGTCTGCAAACTATTCAACAgacttatttcatttttattattagggttagggttattttattgtattttttctttcagtcagcATGTCTTGATCTGGAAGTTCTGTGGTCTTAGTATGAGATGGTTAAAGGGGAGAAAGCTAGGCTGAACTGGGATCCTGCCAACTGTTTTAAGAATGTTCAAGCAAAATAAAAGATGGTTTTGCAAGTTATCATTTATGTATGTttcattaatttaattaaaagtaatgtTTACATAAGCAATACAAACACTAACTGAAACATGATTGGTGTAAGTACTACAGACATAAATTACATTTGTTCATTCAACAAGATTAACATTGGtgtaacaaacaaatattttactagTTCATGTAACAAGACTGACTTTTGATGTGCCAAAGTGTTTAAACAATATAACATGAATTTAAATTAATTAGACTAACTTGGTACAAACATGTTAACtgaataaaaatcaaattaacTGAATGTTAATGTTTAAATTATGTTACACTTACAAACATATTTAGTGTTGAAACAACACAATCAAGATGGATTGATATAACATGATTTGTTTAGATGGAATATAGGTGGCAAGATGAAATTAAGTTCATccaatgaattatttttttgagtgcagtagagacagaaaccattcagatctgggaccatcagctgactgatgatgtcacacagactgtgtttttcaggaacagtgattctgatgtgagcctgctagctgacagcagacctgatgaaagcacatgttcacatctgtgaggacagactggactctttgactgcaccttggttctcctcagaggtctgtacaggagcatgtccacccccactgaagatctcagtcactgtgaaacatagaaagctgcttgtgtggcctctgcctcacatgtagatacagctacaggtttctctgtcagtcagactgaaacagtgtcctgatgctgcatcattcagctctgtgccccagtcagcatcactgggagctaccagtgtttctgcccttttcctgtaacactacactcagcacaggctcagctggtatccagtgttggactttggcttcagctgctgtgatagatcctcgaacatagatcagctctgctacatgttgttagataagtgcagctgctgtcatgtcctgatgtttctctggctcagcagcttctccatcagaggttcacatggagctgatccagtatctccagtaactgtgttctgtgcctcactggttcatccttctgtctgtgtgacgtcagtcagatgttgaagttaaactctgtaatcttcactgtgtcacagagttcagtgagtcccgttattcacagtatcaatcagatcatcagagaacagctgatcagcaatcagtggtgccaacagcgcctcctgtggtgagaggatgcaataatgcaatgtagcatttttccactcaacacttgcagtcatggaaactgtctgttggatctgtgtgacgttgctttcttggttagagttcctcacaaatgtccagatgattcttctaatgaggcgtcgaccatgtttgcagctctttggaagaaaacgtcgccctttgccatccttacttttctttgacttcttcaaatgcagctgaactccagctggtattttcttggactttgcagctgtttctggtcatcagttcattcctgcaaacctctgaagctgaacaacaatgatgctgcattgctggctgatcccaaaaggttgattctgttcatctggacgttttcagaaacgtttgctcactgatcaggtgacttcttcagtctcagctgactgcagctttacaagcttacaaacagcacatttgcacaatgactgaaagcagcagcacctgatatatatgatactaatataatacatatacatatataatccatactaatgatgaaggaactgagctcacagtccattgttcattcagtgaactactcagtttattttgggcctcagaaatgctcactctgtttgtacatcactgtcagcaatagactcattctgctgtgtggacaggaacacatgtgacatcacttcctgtttgtttgtgactgaagaggaagaagtttacaaggaatcatttagaagagtttcaaacatcaactgattgaatccatgaatctgaaaacgtgtttgtgagtgaaagagacagacatgtacagactgaactatctgttcaacagtcagagtgtttctgtaacaggagacactctttacactccactcagcacagggacactgaggcaccAGGAGACAAGAAccaaaacccaggataaagagtttgagtgaatgtggtgttgaaggtgtggaggtggatcagagtgtcagaggagactctgtagaaggacagagtgccagcaggacagtccacatacactgctgctctgttagagacagaggaggaggaggaggaggaggaggaggaggaggaggagatggatgtttttaTTCTATTGTGCCTGACATAACCAGGACCATCATTATAGcagctcagactccaggactgatcattgtatccaaacaaacagtcatcactgcctcctttccttctgatgcttctgtaactcactgatataaaaactcttcctctccactcgacctcccagtaacagcgaccagtcagaccatttctacacagcagctgaggacgaacatcaaatctgtctggatgatcaggatatgactgaacctccttcacacgtgtcaccttcctgttgttgtcagacagttggagctttgtgttcactgtgtttgtgtcgattgtgagttgacaggaatctgatggagagaacaaacacaatccagctgcagttattgatccatcatctgttcattgattgacactttgatgatgactcctgacatgatgaagatggttgaatgtgtgctgctttgttttcatgaatcccattaaaaacacacttacacttcctcagacctggtctcaaccatcggactccagcaggctccaccctgaaaggaggaggggggtcagagcagcacagtcagcatgcacacatggacattacatggctctcacacacacactgttacacactgagctcaaagctcggctccactgttttattcaaagaaatctacatttatttatcagcacatttaaaaacagcttgagccaaagtgctgcacagagtagagagaaaataggaaacatacacagtaatgactataaagactggtcaggattgaaagctacagagtacaaatgtgtttccaaccggcttttaaaaatgtccagtgttggtgacgacctgatgtgaagggcgactgttccagagtttggctgcagccatcgataaagctcacctctgtttttacgtctagttctggtcagaagctgcttatctgcagacctgagggctccacttggattcttttgttaaagagagataagatggagccaatccattcacagatttaaagacaaccagatctggaagtggattctaccacgtactggtaaccagtggaaaaagctggtgatgggtcgtctagcacagacccaccgctggaaccagacaattgatgagggagagaactgtgacagcgccgttccttcacttgacctcagtcgctctcgtctgctccctcgtaacactgctctttattgagcttacatgaatatgcacaagttcattatgacgtcttacacaggtatgaacaaagagtaccagtctgtgcatagtgtgtgtgtgtgtgtgtgtgtgtgtgcgtgtgtgcgcgtgtgagtgtgtgtgtgtgtgtgtgtgtgtctgtgtgtgtgtgtgtgtgtgtgtgtgtgtgtgtgtgtgtgtgtgtctgtgtgtgtgtctgtgtgtgtgtctgtgtgt includes the following:
- the LOC143418284 gene encoding uncharacterized protein LOC143418284, translating into MRMRSIKPTALIASCIAHAPRPPDAERSVEKLTSARGVTSLAYLIVRNTSQNKATFPCSEILMHLLNNTCDVYVAVQALCYQREQQDDTIHTRRACILKSLCVYLNEDHEKLVKEYTNTEANTEAMEQTVMGVYVIHQEGAEPGDDPENIGVLIEGVEVLTGLRSIAIACALLFGLIYCLNLSYPPELKCTFEVLQKIIMKLDGQRLSSKAQFLKNKLMG